A stretch of DNA from Diospyros lotus cultivar Yz01 chromosome 14, ASM1463336v1, whole genome shotgun sequence:
CTCAGGACTTTGACAGATGTTCCTGTCAATACCCACAAGATAGAACACAACAATACAAAAACTGATAACAACACGAATCTCCTATCATACTTACTACTGCTGAACCTTCTAGGGGCAGATGCAGGGCTCCCGGAAGTGGTTCGGGTGTCGCCAGCACTCATTCTCATCCTGCCAAAGCTAGACATCCGTCCCAAAGCCCGATTCATCAGGGCAGTGCCCTCTGAGGCTGATGCCGGCGTTGTTGGTATAGATTCCACGAAGTCCCATAGGGTAGAAGAAAACCACGAGTAGACACGGCCATTCTCTTGGCCACTTGGATtttgagtttgagtttgagtttgagtttgagaACTAGCGTCAAATACCACacctaaaatgaccaaaaaccGCTAATATTAGGAAAGAGCACATTCCACCATGTTAGCAAAAGAGCTCTTGAAGCTTGGCTTAAACTCCCCCTTTCCCACTGGGGCACAAGAGTTCTCGCCATGTAGATGATGACAATGTCTAGCAAAATCATCCATCTGATCAAGAGCTCTGAGAATGTTAGCCAACATAGAAAGCATATTGTACAAAACAGCacatgtatacacacacacacacacacacacacatataggaTCATAGCCTCAGTGGTCACCAGGAATAATAAATGTAGCCACCAACAGTTTCAGGAAGGTGTATACCTGAAATTGGTGGAGGAATGGTCCCGGATTCTGCAGGAGTAACAGCACTGCTGTTGCTCTTATACATCCACAACTGACTATCACCACCAGCATCAGGCTGCACCCGGTAATCCACCTGGTTAACCCGGTCACTCTCAAGATGGTTATAGTATACATGCGCAACATGGTGCTCAATAGCATTCCAATGTGAGTGTGGAAGCGGGTTCACTACTTCATTCTCAGGATTGTTTAGACATGAATTAGGAACAAGGGTTACCATTTCACTCCCACTATTGTTTAAGTATGAGTGAGAAACTAGTTCTGGAACAGGACCCATGTCCCGGATAAACATGGCTGCATCCTGGATTATATCTAGATCCAGATCTAGTTCAGTTAAACCATCAACATCCTCAGGTTGTGGATTCTCAACAGGTTTATGAACGTTTTGAACTGTAGGTTCTGGGCCACTGAGATCATCCATTTCAAGAAAATCTTCTAAGAAGTCCTCCTCTACTTTCTGAGGTTCCTGTCTATAAAAGCTCGGAGCAGAAGTGACCTCAGAAGTCTCGTACCGTTGGACCTGAGAGTTTTCTGACAGAGAGGGATCAAAACTAGCCCATAAATCATTTTGCTGACCGCTTTGGTTGTTTACAATGTTCCTTCCGTGTAAATTGGCTTCCTTCAAGGAGTGATCCACCAAGGTACTTTGGCCATCTTCATCGCCAACAATGTCCTGCAGTGAATAACCATAATCTAAGGTGGGAGGCAGTCCATGTAAATGACCTTCTGCAAGTTGCTTAATAAACTCCTCCAGGTCATCAAATTGGGgctgttctggactgttggctTTGGTGTTATCAACAAAAGGCATATCAGTAACCAGCTTGTCAGGATTCTCCTGGACAGAAGGAGTATTATCACACGTGTTCTCATCATCCAGccattcttcttctctaaaAGGGGCTCCATATTGCTCACCATTTTTGGGACCAGGTCCACTCTTTTTGAAGACCTTATACAGAGCATAATAATCCTGAGCAGTTGGGCATCTCCCAAGCTCTTCTTCATCCAGAGTATACTCATGCATCACCCAATCTGTGCGTTCGCCTGAAGGGGCACGGCCTTTGTAGAAAACAAGAGTTTTCTTCACACCAACCAAACGGGAATTACATTTTATGGTGCGGTCTTTCCCAGTGGCTTTCCAATACCCACGCCTGGTTGCCCTATTTGACCTTGCGCCATTTGGATACTTCCTGTCTCTTGGGCTAAAAAAGAACCATTGCCTGTCACCAGTTTTCAATTTGGATTGCCCTGCaggaaaaattttgaaaaaaaaaatgttaataaattaccCAGAATATTGGCTGaaacttaattttttcaatcaaacagATAGTTCCTGCCTAACCCTACAGAAAAAGGTACAGATTTAGAATCTTAAACAAATTGCAAAATAGACAAGCCATAAACCTGATTGACATTGCAGAATAAACAAATTGCAAAACATTGCATCTATATATACTTCAAAAATCATTAATCCTAGACATTGTTCCCATAAACCAGATTGACTAACCAAACAATAGCTCAATTTAATGGAATATGTACCCATATATTGTGATTTTCTTTCCTCTAATTAACGCCACTGCAAAGAAGTTGCTGCCGGATGCTTCAGCACACGCTACAGCAAGCcacatatataataaagtgTACGCAAATATAATAATCACCGGCACTAAACAACCAAAACAAAACGCAAAACGCAAGCGACAAATCCACGAACAAGTAGACAATATTTCAAtcccaaaagaaatcaaatccccCGACTAAACAGATAACACCAATCAAACACAACACTGACTGACCAATCCAAAACTCAACCCACCAAAACCTATCAATGAACAtgcaatataataaaaaaaaaaaaaaacaccaacgGAAACAATCAAACAAGCTACAAGAGCAAAGTTAACGAGCACAGAGATGCTGCAGATCAACAAGCCTACACAAATATGCGTTCACTTCAATTAGATTACAATCTATTCAAACTTGCGAAGCAAAAAGGCATGGATTGGTACCAGGCAACTCCTCGGGGTCCCATTTGTAGACGTCGACCTCGCTGATGATGTCGAGCTTCAGGCGGCGACGGCAGATCTTCCTCTTGAGATAGTACAGCACCAGTTCCTCGTCCGTCGGATGGAACCTGAACCCCGGCGGCCAACACCCCGAGACATCGAAACACGACGAATCGCGCGAAACCGTCATCGATCCAAATACAACTCAACCTAACAATCAAAGCCAATTCCGGCAATCAAAATCGGAATCGGAATCAAAATCAGAATCGGAACCGTGAATTACAGCGATTGGAAACCGATCGATTCAATCGATCGACCGATCAAGAGAGAGAACGTGAGACGAAGACTAGGGTTTGGGAATGGGGAGTGGGTCAAAGAGTGAATATAAGTAAAAGGATGAGGGCGAGAGAGTGAAGTGATTGGAAGCGGACGTGAAGCTTCCTAGTGATTGGGTTTAGTCGGAAGGGGAGCCGGGATCCGCTGGGGCAGTATTTTCGTGAGGTCGCCAAAATGTCAAAGCAAATACTAgttttttattggtttagtCTATGGTCAGTGCAGGGTTATACGATATACCTGATCCACCCAACCGGTGCTTTTAAGTGCGGGGTCATAATATGGCGTGTTTGGGAAGATGGAATCTTCGGCCTTTGATACAGTTGTTGCTTTGACTTCCACATTAGAGGAAAGATGCTAATTGCCCTCTCACAGTCCGGTAGCATCCTTATCTTTTTGAGTACTGAACCATCCTCCACTGTTAGGCCCACAAtattagtaaaaaatataaatcaagaaATTTAGTAACTACTTTCGATCTTTGGTACACCCACTGACGTGAGGGTAAAATGTCTTTTTCATTCTCA
This window harbors:
- the LOC127790642 gene encoding NAC domain-containing protein 17-like, with the translated sequence MTVSRDSSCFDVSGCWPPGFRFHPTDEELVLYYLKRKICRRRLKLDIISEVDVYKWDPEELPGQSKLKTGDRQWFFFSPRDRKYPNGARSNRATRRGYWKATGKDRTIKCNSRLVGVKKTLVFYKGRAPSGERTDWVMHEYTLDEEELGRCPTAQDYYALYKVFKKSGPGPKNGEQYGAPFREEEWLDDENTCDNTPSVQENPDKLVTDMPFVDNTKANSPEQPQFDDLEEFIKQLAEGHLHGLPPTLDYGYSLQDIVGDEDGQSTLVDHSLKEANLHGRNIVNNQSGQQNDLWASFDPSLSENSQVQRYETSEVTSAPSFYRQEPQKVEEDFLEDFLEMDDLSGPEPTVQNVHKPVENPQPEDVDGLTELDLDLDIIQDAAMFIRDMGPVPELVSHSYLNNSGSEMVTLVPNSCLNNPENEVVNPLPHSHWNAIEHHVAHVYYNHLESDRVNQVDYRVQPDAGGDSQLWMYKSNSSAVTPAESGTIPPPISGVVFDASSQTQTQTQTQNPSGQENGRVYSWFSSTLWDFVESIPTTPASASEGTALMNRALGRMSSFGRMRMSAGDTRTTSGSPASAPRRFSSSKYDRRFVLLSVFVLLCSILWVLTGTSVKVLRHIAS